One window of the Asticcacaulis sp. SL142 genome contains the following:
- a CDS encoding protein-glutamate methylesterase/protein-glutamine glutaminase has translation MIVDDSAVVRGLVTRWIEQESDMVLAGSATDGAKAVERVKDIQPDVLILDIEMPNMGGLEALPKLIAAKPGLKVLMASTLTTRGASVTIRALELGAADYVPKPDSSRIGGADGFRTELLTKIRALCGRTRLWPVPPSATPDTKSEPARPSSLAPSVTPSLAATPAPAPRAANMAPLKTGHVAAPLLRPRTGPKRIDLLVVGSSTGGPPALRNFLLALGPDWKIPVLIVQHMPATFTTILAEHLDKALPMTVREAKDGMLIESRNVYIAPGDWHMTIKNDPIVKQIKLDQSPQVNWCRPAVDPLFRSAAEVYSHHALGVVLTGMGHDGRDGAQALVNVGATVMAQDEATSVVWGMPGAVAEAGLAELIKPIEGLAQACKTFARGERPQ, from the coding sequence ATGATCGTCGATGACTCGGCGGTGGTGCGGGGTCTTGTCACGCGCTGGATCGAGCAAGAATCAGACATGGTTCTGGCTGGTTCCGCCACCGACGGGGCCAAGGCGGTTGAGCGCGTCAAGGACATCCAGCCCGATGTGCTGATCCTCGACATCGAAATGCCGAACATGGGCGGCCTTGAAGCCCTGCCTAAGCTGATTGCCGCAAAGCCGGGCTTGAAGGTTCTGATGGCCTCGACCCTGACGACGCGCGGTGCTTCGGTCACCATCCGCGCGCTCGAACTGGGCGCTGCGGATTATGTCCCTAAGCCCGATTCGTCGCGCATTGGCGGTGCCGACGGTTTCCGCACCGAACTGCTGACCAAGATACGCGCCCTGTGTGGACGCACCCGTTTGTGGCCAGTTCCTCCGTCAGCGACGCCTGATACCAAGTCTGAGCCCGCACGGCCATCGTCGCTCGCGCCGTCAGTCACGCCATCATTGGCAGCAACGCCCGCACCGGCACCGCGTGCGGCCAATATGGCACCGCTGAAAACCGGACATGTGGCCGCGCCCTTGCTGCGCCCGCGTACCGGCCCCAAGCGCATCGACCTGCTGGTGGTTGGCTCCTCGACCGGCGGCCCGCCCGCCCTGCGTAACTTCCTGTTGGCCCTTGGGCCTGACTGGAAGATCCCGGTGCTGATCGTGCAGCACATGCCCGCGACCTTCACCACCATTCTGGCCGAGCACCTCGATAAGGCGCTGCCGATGACGGTGCGCGAAGCCAAGGACGGGATGCTGATTGAATCACGCAATGTTTATATCGCCCCCGGCGACTGGCACATGACCATCAAGAACGATCCGATCGTCAAGCAGATCAAGCTCGACCAGAGCCCCCAGGTCAACTGGTGCCGTCCGGCGGTCGATCCTTTGTTCCGGTCCGCCGCCGAAGTCTATAGCCACCATGCCCTCGGCGTTGTGCTGACCGGCATGGGCCATGACGGCCGCGATGGTGCGCAGGCGCTTGTCAATGTCGGGGCTACCGTAATGGCGCAGGACGAAGCCACCAGCGTCGTCTGGGGTATGCCGGGCGCGGTCGCAGAGGCTGGCCTTGCCGAACTTATTAAACCTATTGAAGGGCTGGCGCAGGCCTGTAAGACTTTTGCGCGCGGGGAAAGACCACAATGA
- a CDS encoding response regulator encodes MKTCLVVDDSRVIRKVARRILENLQFEVLEAADGQEALDACKAAMPNAVLLDWNMPVMDGITFLRALRKEQGGKDPVVVFCTTENDLSHITEALTEGASEYIMKPFDGDILEAKFQEVGLI; translated from the coding sequence ATGAAAACCTGCCTTGTTGTTGATGACAGCCGCGTCATCCGTAAAGTCGCCAGACGTATTCTGGAGAACCTTCAGTTTGAAGTGCTTGAGGCCGCCGACGGTCAGGAAGCGCTGGATGCCTGTAAGGCCGCCATGCCGAACGCGGTTCTTCTGGACTGGAACATGCCGGTCATGGACGGGATCACCTTCCTGCGGGCCTTACGCAAGGAACAGGGCGGCAAAGACCCGGTCGTCGTGTTCTGCACGACCGAAAACGATCTGTCCCACATTACCGAAGCCCTGACCGAAGGGGCATCCGAATACATAATGAAGCCGTTTGACGGCGACATTCTCGAAGCCAAATTCCAGGAAGTCGGCTTGATCTAG
- a CDS encoding chemotaxis protein CheW, whose translation MSIRDYVTLRVGGQLFGVDAARVHDVFHPRGLTPVPLSRSEIAGVLNLRGRIVTAVCARRRLGLGPREEGAPEPLAIGLEVHGDSYGLVIDSVDEVLKLDDEKFHAAPGNLPPRWAEIIVGVYQLEKELLIVLDPHTLLDAGHLKAA comes from the coding sequence ATGAGCATCCGTGATTATGTAACCCTGCGTGTCGGTGGCCAGTTGTTCGGCGTCGATGCTGCGCGCGTCCATGACGTGTTCCATCCGCGCGGCTTAACGCCTGTGCCATTGTCGCGCTCTGAAATCGCTGGTGTGCTGAACCTGCGTGGCCGGATCGTGACCGCCGTGTGCGCCCGCAGACGCCTGGGTCTTGGCCCGCGCGAAGAGGGTGCGCCTGAGCCTCTGGCGATTGGTCTCGAAGTGCATGGTGACAGCTATGGCCTCGTGATCGATTCCGTTGATGAAGTCCTGAAACTGGATGACGAAAAGTTCCACGCCGCCCCCGGCAATTTACCGCCGCGCTGGGCAGAAATAATTGTCGGCGTTTATCAATTGGAAAAGGAACTTCTGATAGTGTTGGATCCACACACGCTTTTGGATGCCGGGCATCTCAAGGCCGCTTAG
- a CDS encoding chemotaxis protein CheA: protein MDDLIAEFLTETAESLEVVDSELVKFEANPNERKTLDNIFRLVHTIKGTCGFLGLGRLEAVAHAGETLLGRFRDGKLEVTSDAVTLVLHSIDRIKFILSGLESTGNEPDGDDHDLIAQLEAMAEGQAVDISAVQSVDVPDRPIGSETDPILAPEVVQKEPERNLRPGEVSEAELEAAFAAAEAPDWMNEAVAEVEPELSVSEVAPAPVAATPVAAKAAPTSSDAPAPIMGEDNAIATTQSIRVSVDVLEGLMTLVSEMVLTRNQLLQISRNREDSAFATPLQRLSTLTGELQDSVMKTRMQPIGAAWKKLPRLVRDLSHELGKKIDLVMDGEGTELDRQVLELIRDPLTHMVRNSADHGLEPTAERIELGKPAAGTVKLSAFHEGGYIVIRIADNGRGLNTARIREKIIEKALAPRNEVEAMSDQQIHRFIFAPGFSTAAKVTNLSGRGVGMDVVRTNIEQIGGQIDLVSVTGQGTTFTIKIPLTLAIVSALIVGAGRQKFAVPQTSVMELVRTGPNAEHRIEKINDALVLRLRDKLLPLVQLGPTMQLEAAQSEDPTFVMVIQVGERRYGLVVNDVLDTEEIVVKPLAGILRSVQAFSGATILGDGSVVLILDPNALSEYAGNIIDEKSAEDGDIVVASVETEKVAMLLFKAGAGAPKAVELEHITRLEHIEVEKIERMDGRAALQYRGKLMPILNVSEGSGLMAEGIQPLLVFTGEGYAMALAVDEIVDVVEDSLSIELSPDRQGVRGTAVVAGRACEILDVDYYQFRGLAEHARKSTNTDSETGKVAA from the coding sequence GTGGACGATTTGATTGCCGAATTCCTGACCGAGACCGCCGAAAGCCTTGAGGTGGTCGATAGCGAACTGGTCAAGTTCGAAGCCAACCCTAATGAGCGCAAGACGCTCGATAATATTTTCCGCCTGGTGCACACCATCAAAGGCACCTGCGGGTTCTTAGGCCTTGGGCGCCTTGAAGCGGTTGCCCACGCCGGAGAGACCCTGCTGGGCCGTTTCCGCGATGGCAAGCTGGAGGTTACCTCCGATGCCGTGACCCTGGTGTTGCACTCTATCGACCGCATCAAGTTCATTCTGTCGGGTCTGGAATCGACCGGCAATGAACCGGACGGCGACGACCATGACCTGATCGCCCAACTGGAAGCCATGGCCGAAGGTCAGGCCGTTGATATTTCCGCCGTGCAGTCTGTCGACGTGCCGGATCGCCCGATTGGCTCTGAGACTGATCCGATCCTGGCTCCCGAGGTGGTGCAAAAAGAACCTGAGCGCAATTTACGTCCCGGCGAAGTGTCCGAAGCTGAACTCGAAGCCGCCTTTGCGGCTGCCGAAGCCCCCGACTGGATGAACGAAGCCGTCGCCGAGGTTGAGCCTGAGCTGAGCGTCTCCGAAGTCGCCCCGGCACCGGTTGCTGCGACTCCTGTCGCTGCAAAAGCCGCCCCCACGTCCTCGGACGCCCCCGCCCCGATCATGGGTGAAGACAATGCCATCGCCACCACCCAGTCGATCCGCGTGTCGGTTGACGTGCTGGAAGGGCTGATGACGCTGGTGTCGGAAATGGTTCTGACCCGCAACCAGTTGCTGCAGATTTCGCGCAACCGCGAAGATTCCGCCTTTGCCACCCCATTACAGCGTCTCTCAACCCTGACCGGTGAGTTGCAGGACAGCGTGATGAAAACGCGCATGCAGCCGATTGGCGCAGCGTGGAAAAAGCTGCCCCGTCTGGTGCGCGACTTAAGCCACGAACTGGGCAAGAAAATTGATCTGGTCATGGACGGTGAAGGCACCGAACTTGACCGGCAAGTGCTGGAACTGATCCGCGATCCGCTGACCCACATGGTCCGAAACTCGGCTGACCACGGTTTGGAACCCACGGCTGAGCGTATCGAACTGGGCAAGCCTGCCGCCGGTACGGTTAAACTATCGGCCTTCCACGAAGGCGGCTATATCGTCATCCGTATCGCTGATAACGGTCGCGGCCTCAACACCGCCCGCATCCGCGAAAAAATCATTGAAAAGGCGCTGGCCCCGCGCAACGAAGTCGAAGCCATGTCGGATCAGCAGATCCACCGCTTCATCTTCGCGCCCGGCTTCTCGACCGCCGCAAAGGTCACCAACCTGTCGGGCCGCGGCGTCGGCATGGACGTGGTGCGCACCAATATCGAGCAAATCGGCGGCCAGATCGATCTGGTCTCGGTCACAGGTCAGGGCACAACCTTTACCATCAAGATCCCGCTGACCCTGGCTATCGTGTCTGCCCTGATCGTCGGGGCCGGGCGTCAGAAATTTGCCGTGCCGCAAACCTCAGTTATGGAACTGGTCCGCACAGGCCCCAATGCTGAGCACAGAATAGAAAAGATCAATGACGCGCTGGTCCTGCGTCTGCGCGATAAACTGCTGCCGCTGGTGCAATTAGGCCCAACCATGCAACTAGAGGCCGCCCAATCTGAGGACCCGACCTTTGTCATGGTCATCCAGGTCGGTGAGCGCCGTTATGGTCTGGTCGTCAATGACGTTCTCGATACCGAAGAAATCGTGGTCAAGCCGCTGGCCGGAATCTTACGCTCAGTTCAGGCGTTTTCGGGTGCCACCATCCTCGGTGACGGCTCGGTCGTGCTGATTCTCGACCCGAACGCCCTGTCGGAATATGCCGGCAACATCATCGACGAGAAATCGGCCGAAGACGGAGACATCGTTGTCGCGTCGGTGGAGACTGAAAAAGTGGCCATGCTGCTGTTTAAAGCAGGTGCAGGCGCGCCCAAGGCGGTTGAGCTTGAGCACATCACGCGCCTTGAGCACATCGAAGTCGAAAAGATCGAGCGCATGGACGGCCGCGCCGCCCTGCAATATCGCGGCAAGCTGATGCCGATCTTGAACGTCAGCGAAGGCTCCGGCCTGATGGCCGAAGGTATTCAGCCGCTGCTGGTCTTTACCGGCGAAGGCTACGCCATGGCGCTGGCGGTCGATGAGATCGTCGATGTGGTCGAAGATTCGTTGTCGATCGAACTGTCACCGGATCGTCAAGGTGTCCGCGGCACTGCCGTCGTCGCCGGTCGCGCCTGTGAAATCCTCGATGTCGATTACTACCAATTCCGCGGTCTGGCTGAACATGCCCGCAAATCTACCAATACTGACTCCGAAACCGGAAAGGTCGCCGCATGA
- a CDS encoding S41 family peptidase → MFYFKNVATLGLMIAATALTGCGGGGGGGSTGGGATVTTPAGWVSGVFSAASTFKNQCQSVRTGVDIEGNAYPDRSGTELAEKNWLRSWTRETYLWNTEVTDTNPANGGTRTEYFATLKTLALTASGAPKDQFHFSEPTTEYLARRNAVASASYGAEFAILSGSVPRDVRVLYTDPNSPAEEIAGGQKQLIRGTQILRVNGIDLVNGGSTEAEINTLNNGLFPPTVGATTTMEVRDPGTTTIRTITLTAQNLSAKAVNRTRVLDDGAGGKIGYVLFNTFSPNASEAELAGAMTTMRNEGVRDMVLDLRYNGGGLLAVASQLSYMVAGDARTTNRNFESLRFNALAGNRNPVTGQANNPVPFYNTGLGFSLAQGTALPMLNLPRVFVLTTGATCSASEAVINGLRGIGVEVVQIGGRTCGKPYGFYPQDNCGETYYTIQFQGVNHAGFGDYAEGFVPVNASTSTGVKIAGCAANDDLTRELGDDTEGLLRAAIGYATTGACPTPPPVATAAVQSGAFSSRNAGGSLKLEAPDKGIMQTNRDMTMTR, encoded by the coding sequence ATGTTTTACTTTAAAAACGTCGCAACCCTTGGGCTGATGATCGCGGCAACGGCCCTGACCGGATGTGGCGGAGGCGGTGGCGGTGGCTCCACAGGCGGAGGGGCAACGGTCACGACGCCTGCAGGTTGGGTATCGGGGGTATTTTCCGCCGCCAGCACTTTTAAGAACCAGTGCCAGAGCGTGCGCACCGGCGTTGACATAGAGGGCAATGCCTATCCCGACAGATCCGGAACTGAATTGGCCGAAAAAAACTGGCTCAGGTCGTGGACGCGCGAAACCTATCTGTGGAACACCGAAGTCACCGACACCAATCCGGCCAACGGCGGTACGCGCACCGAATATTTCGCCACGCTGAAAACACTAGCCCTTACGGCGTCCGGTGCGCCCAAAGATCAGTTCCATTTCAGCGAGCCGACGACTGAGTATCTGGCGCGGCGCAATGCGGTGGCCAGCGCCAGTTACGGGGCCGAGTTTGCCATATTGTCCGGCAGCGTCCCCCGCGATGTGCGGGTGCTCTATACTGATCCGAACTCTCCAGCCGAAGAGATAGCGGGCGGGCAGAAACAACTTATCCGCGGCACACAGATTTTGCGCGTCAACGGCATTGATCTTGTCAACGGCGGCAGCACTGAGGCTGAAATTAATACGCTCAACAATGGCCTTTTCCCGCCGACCGTCGGTGCGACGACGACGATGGAGGTGCGCGATCCCGGCACCACCACCATCCGCACGATTACCCTGACCGCGCAGAACCTTAGCGCCAAGGCCGTCAACCGCACCCGTGTGTTAGATGACGGGGCGGGCGGCAAGATCGGCTATGTTTTGTTCAATACTTTTAGCCCCAATGCCAGCGAAGCCGAACTGGCCGGGGCCATGACGACTATGCGCAACGAAGGGGTGCGCGATATGGTGCTTGATCTGCGTTATAACGGCGGCGGGTTATTAGCCGTGGCCTCGCAACTCAGCTACATGGTCGCGGGCGATGCGCGCACTACCAACCGCAATTTTGAGAGCCTGCGCTTTAATGCCCTGGCCGGAAACCGAAATCCGGTGACGGGTCAGGCCAATAATCCGGTGCCTTTCTATAACACTGGCTTAGGGTTTAGTCTGGCCCAAGGCACGGCCCTGCCGATGCTCAACCTGCCGCGCGTGTTTGTGCTGACGACCGGCGCCACATGTAGCGCCAGCGAAGCGGTGATCAATGGCCTGCGCGGCATTGGCGTTGAGGTGGTGCAGATCGGCGGGCGTACCTGCGGCAAGCCTTATGGTTTCTACCCTCAGGACAATTGCGGAGAGACCTATTATACCATTCAGTTTCAGGGTGTGAACCATGCCGGTTTTGGCGACTATGCCGAAGGGTTTGTGCCGGTCAATGCGTCAACCTCAACCGGCGTCAAGATCGCGGGCTGTGCGGCCAATGATGACCTGACGCGCGAACTGGGCGACGACACCGAGGGCTTGCTGAGGGCCGCGATAGGTTATGCCACAACGGGGGCGTGCCCGACCCCGCCGCCGGTCGCCACCGCCGCCGTGCAAAGCGGCGCGTTCAGCAGCCGTAACGCGGGCGGATCGCTAAAGCTCGAAGCGCCGGACAAAGGGATCATGCAAACCAATCGCGACATGACCATGACCCGCTAA
- the chpT gene encoding histidine phosphotransferase ChpT produces the protein MTFPEATVADTIDTDGAETTPPNALPNPHELATQLIAKLCHDFISPTGAIVSGLDLLEDPSAQDMKEDAINLIKASSKKLVSIVYFARVAFGAATTAEDFSVKQLRKILDDMFSTMRATLDLNIDDEIVLEKPVARALVNLVYIAGGALPLGGTATIDMAKDGDAITFTALSTGKKARLKPEAVEGLSGDPLGDGLSGQWIQPFWLHSVVTEAGGTLTFTAEEDRLEIIVKM, from the coding sequence ATGACCTTCCCTGAAGCCACCGTAGCCGACACAATTGACACCGACGGGGCTGAGACCACGCCGCCCAACGCGCTGCCGAACCCTCATGAACTGGCGACCCAGTTGATCGCCAAGTTGTGCCATGATTTTATATCGCCGACGGGGGCGATCGTGTCTGGCCTTGACCTGCTTGAAGATCCGTCCGCGCAGGACATGAAGGAAGACGCGATTAACCTGATTAAGGCGTCGTCAAAGAAGCTGGTGTCGATCGTCTATTTCGCCCGCGTGGCGTTTGGCGCTGCGACCACCGCTGAGGATTTTTCGGTCAAACAACTGCGCAAGATTCTGGATGACATGTTTTCGACCATGCGCGCCACTCTGGATTTGAATATCGACGATGAGATCGTGCTGGAAAAGCCGGTGGCGCGAGCACTTGTCAATCTGGTCTATATTGCCGGAGGGGCCTTGCCCTTGGGTGGGACGGCCACAATCGATATGGCAAAAGACGGCGACGCAATCACCTTCACCGCCCTGTCCACCGGCAAAAAGGCCCGCCTGAAACCCGAAGCGGTTGAGGGCTTAAGCGGTGATCCGCTCGGTGACGGCCTGTCCGGGCAGTGGATTCAGCCCTTCTGGCTCCACAGCGTGGTTACGGAAGCGGGCGGCACCCTCACCTTCACCGCCGAAGAAGACCGACTTGAGATCATCGTAAAAATGTAG
- the cysK gene encoding cysteine synthase A: MSESTLSRSGRGKIFESILDTMGDTPLVRLPRLSKEYGSKADVLAKLEFFNPLSSVKDRIGISMIEALEASGKLTPGATIVEPTSGNTGIALAFVAAAKGYKLILCMPESMSLERRKMLALLGAQLELTPAEKGMRGAIAKALEIIEATPGSVMPQQFENDANPYIHRISTAQEIWNDTNGAVDAVISGVGTGGSITGIGQALKEKKASVKMIAVEPEASPILSGGEPGPHKIQGIGAGFVPGILDRGVIDGIETVSNDAAFAMARKAAATEGLPVGISSGAALEVAFRLAAKDEYAGKTIVAIIPSFAERYLSTALFDGL, encoded by the coding sequence ATGTCCGAATCCACACTGTCGCGTTCTGGACGCGGTAAGATTTTTGAGTCCATTCTTGATACCATGGGCGATACGCCTTTGGTGCGCCTGCCGCGCCTGTCGAAGGAATATGGCTCTAAGGCTGACGTGCTGGCCAAGCTTGAGTTCTTTAACCCGCTGTCGTCCGTCAAAGACCGGATCGGCATTTCGATGATCGAGGCGCTGGAGGCTTCGGGCAAGCTGACACCCGGTGCGACTATAGTCGAACCAACATCGGGCAATACCGGTATCGCGCTGGCATTTGTCGCCGCCGCCAAGGGCTATAAGCTGATCCTGTGTATGCCGGAATCCATGTCGCTGGAGCGCCGTAAGATGCTGGCCCTGCTGGGCGCCCAACTTGAGCTGACCCCGGCCGAAAAAGGCATGCGCGGTGCGATTGCCAAGGCGTTGGAAATCATTGAGGCCACGCCGGGTTCGGTCATGCCGCAGCAGTTTGAAAACGACGCCAATCCCTATATTCACCGCATTTCCACGGCTCAGGAAATCTGGAATGATACAAATGGCGCGGTCGACGCGGTGATTTCCGGTGTCGGCACCGGGGGGTCTATCACCGGCATCGGTCAGGCCCTGAAAGAGAAAAAAGCCTCCGTTAAGATGATAGCCGTTGAACCCGAAGCCTCGCCCATCCTGTCGGGTGGTGAGCCTGGCCCGCATAAGATTCAGGGCATTGGCGCGGGCTTTGTGCCGGGTATTCTCGATCGTGGTGTCATTGACGGGATTGAGACCGTCTCGAACGACGCCGCCTTTGCTATGGCCCGCAAAGCCGCCGCCACCGAAGGTCTGCCGGTGGGTATTTCATCGGGTGCCGCGTTAGAGGTCGCCTTCCGTCTGGCGGCAAAGGATGAGTATGCCGGAAAGACGATTGTGGCGATCATTCCAAGCTTTGCGGAAAGGTATCTATCCACCGCCCTCTTCGACGGCCTTTAA
- a CDS encoding DUF2336 domain-containing protein gives MSESQSRYIEDLDAQVTGVPVRVSLSRQTLLKRLADVVCLPESRINAFERAVTADLLVEMLSEAGVEDRARVAKRLSHLTEVPNSLVRRLIIDEVRVARALIEDCETLNDSDLSYCARNGGHEHRMLLAARKNLAPILTEILIEQQDVRVIEVILKNTRAALSQMAVEAVVVLSQSQPQLIPLIIKRPEIRPSSAYVMFWWADAEVRRVILSRFAVNREVMQDAASDVFAMAADEGWQDALSRKALQFIERRQRNRAALARSPFDSLEAAITEAARIGMTRHLAEEISYLAGIKPSTGAKMLRDRGGEPLAVLCKATGLPKASLRALWQALRRPSQMADGTIHPELEHVLITFDVLATDRAQTVLRYWNWSLSSALSATLIRTLSKGEEVDLDGLTVPERAAMLAFAQDLKA, from the coding sequence ATGTCTGAGTCTCAGTCCCGTTACATAGAAGATCTGGATGCGCAAGTGACAGGCGTGCCCGTGCGGGTGAGCCTGTCGCGCCAGACCCTGCTTAAGCGGCTGGCGGATGTGGTGTGTCTGCCGGAAAGCCGCATCAATGCCTTTGAGCGGGCGGTGACGGCGGATTTGCTGGTGGAAATGCTCAGTGAGGCCGGTGTCGAGGACCGCGCCCGCGTCGCCAAACGATTGTCCCATCTGACCGAAGTGCCGAACTCGCTGGTGCGCCGCCTGATCATCGATGAGGTGCGCGTCGCCCGCGCCCTGATCGAAGACTGTGAAACGCTGAACGACTCCGATCTCAGTTACTGCGCTCGCAATGGCGGCCATGAGCACCGGATGTTGCTGGCCGCGCGAAAGAATCTGGCCCCCATCCTGACCGAAATTCTGATCGAACAGCAGGACGTGCGGGTCATCGAAGTCATTCTGAAAAACACCCGCGCCGCCCTGTCGCAAATGGCGGTTGAAGCTGTGGTGGTCCTAAGTCAGTCCCAGCCGCAACTGATACCGCTGATTATAAAGCGTCCGGAAATCCGACCCAGTTCGGCCTATGTAATGTTCTGGTGGGCGGATGCCGAGGTGCGCCGCGTGATTCTCAGCCGCTTTGCGGTCAACCGCGAAGTGATGCAGGATGCGGCTTCGGATGTGTTTGCCATGGCCGCTGACGAAGGCTGGCAGGACGCCCTGTCGCGCAAGGCGCTCCAGTTTATTGAGCGGCGGCAGCGCAACCGGGCGGCTCTGGCGCGCAGTCCGTTCGACAGTCTGGAGGCGGCGATAACTGAGGCCGCCCGTATCGGCATGACCCGTCATCTGGCCGAAGAGATATCTTACCTTGCGGGCATAAAGCCCTCAACCGGCGCTAAGATGCTGCGTGATCGGGGCGGCGAGCCTCTGGCGGTACTGTGTAAGGCGACGGGCTTGCCCAAGGCTTCCTTACGCGCCCTGTGGCAGGCCCTGCGCCGCCCGTCCCAGATGGCTGATGGGACGATCCATCCTGAGCTTGAGCATGTGCTGATTACGTTTGACGTGCTGGCGACCGATCGGGCGCAGACTGTATTGCGCTATTGGAACTGGTCGCTGTCTTCGGCCTTAAGTGCCACTCTGATCCGTACCCTGAGTAAAGGCGAAGAGGTCGATCTGGACGGCTTAACCGTGCCGGAACGGGCGGCGATGCTGGCCTTTGCTCAGGATCTGAAAGCCTGA
- a CDS encoding MucR family transcriptional regulator: MDNKTDTIDMTADIVSAYVGNNSVPASELPSLIQNVYAALNSITTGEETKIEAPKEPAVSVKKSISSDHIVCLEDGRKFKSLKRHLRTKYNMSPEEYRAKWGLPKDYPMVAPNYAKARSDLAKKMGLGQGGRQVARKTRVVK; this comes from the coding sequence ATGGACAACAAGACAGACACCATTGATATGACGGCGGACATTGTTTCAGCCTATGTTGGTAATAATTCTGTGCCGGCCAGTGAGTTGCCGTCCCTGATCCAGAATGTATATGCCGCCCTCAACAGCATAACTACCGGTGAAGAAACCAAGATCGAAGCGCCGAAAGAGCCTGCGGTTTCGGTAAAGAAGTCGATTTCTTCTGATCATATTGTCTGTCTTGAGGACGGTCGCAAGTTCAAGTCGCTCAAGCGTCACCTGCGCACTAAGTACAATATGTCACCTGAAGAATATCGCGCCAAGTGGGGCCTGCCGAAGGACTATCCGATGGTCGCGCCAAACTATGCCAAGGCCCGTTCGGATCTGGCCAAAAAGATGGGCTTGGGCCAGGGTGGCCGTCAGGTCGCCCGCAAGACCCGCGTCGTGAAATAA
- a CDS encoding PAS domain-containing protein: MAGIAAEMASALRGHEDIFRYWKSLRKPGRLPARADIDPCALRKLLPTISLIDVSDSYLANGLHVLPPEAFRQRLAGTELFSAYGTEITGKTFDEIYTAEEAQYWAEELSLVATTRKPNVGLHSMAWRGARGLSLFWLRLPLASDGVKVDMILGHDAMIGRLEAPTSGIRAA; encoded by the coding sequence ATGGCGGGTATAGCGGCTGAAATGGCATCGGCTTTGCGCGGCCACGAAGACATCTTCCGCTACTGGAAGAGCCTTCGTAAGCCGGGGCGTCTGCCCGCCCGCGCCGACATTGACCCGTGTGCCCTGCGTAAACTCCTGCCGACCATCAGCCTGATTGATGTTTCCGACAGCTATCTGGCCAATGGGCTGCACGTTCTGCCGCCGGAAGCCTTCCGTCAACGGCTGGCCGGTACTGAGCTTTTCAGCGCCTACGGCACAGAGATCACCGGTAAGACTTTCGATGAAATCTATACCGCCGAAGAGGCGCAATACTGGGCCGAAGAATTGTCGCTGGTTGCCACCACCCGTAAGCCCAATGTCGGTTTACACTCCATGGCCTGGCGCGGTGCACGGGGCTTAAGCCTGTTCTGGCTGCGTCTGCCGCTGGCCAGCGATGGGGTTAAGGTCGATATGATTCTGGGCCATGATGCCATGATCGGGCGTCTGGAAGCCCCCACCAGCGGGATTCGCGCGGCCTGA
- a CDS encoding helix-turn-helix domain-containing protein gives MTIGIFSAARAARAAVAVRGEGAVPSVERLTGQDMQALKDRAKALFIIDVVSHATGIPAAEILSSSRNHAGAARARQVAMYLAYITYQWPLARIGAAFKRDRTTAGHACRLIEDLRDDRRFDLELDKLEACLKNAPEPLAIVC, from the coding sequence ATGACAATTGGGATTTTCAGTGCCGCCCGTGCGGCCAGGGCGGCGGTCGCGGTGCGGGGCGAAGGGGCAGTGCCGTCTGTGGAGCGCCTGACCGGGCAGGATATGCAGGCGCTGAAGGATCGCGCCAAGGCCCTGTTTATCATCGATGTGGTATCACATGCCACGGGCATACCGGCGGCTGAGATTTTATCGTCATCGCGTAATCATGCGGGCGCGGCGCGGGCGCGGCAGGTGGCCATGTATCTGGCCTATATCACCTATCAGTGGCCGTTGGCGCGGATTGGGGCGGCATTCAAACGCGATCGCACGACGGCGGGTCATGCGTGCCGCCTGATCGAGGATTTACGTGATGATCGCCGCTTTGACCTTGAGTTGGATAAGCTGGAAGCGTGCCTGAAAAACGCGCCGGAACCTTTGGCCATAGTGTGCTGA